The following proteins come from a genomic window of Gynuella sunshinyii YC6258:
- a CDS encoding chorismate mutase — protein sequence MKTLLTTLMLTLLALQANADTNAETLFSTINKRLSYMEDVAIYKADNHLPIEDIGREATVIEQAKDAARQKGLDPSTVESFFQAQIAVAKAIQYRYRAEFLSHPTDHAARDLNSVVRPELLKLGDQIIEQIAQYQKQYGVFQPSQYDLFSQQINVDYISEGDKQLLFNALLKIRTQM from the coding sequence ATGAAAACACTACTGACGACACTCATGCTGACTCTGCTGGCTCTACAGGCCAACGCTGACACCAATGCTGAAACATTGTTCAGCACCATTAACAAGCGCCTTAGCTATATGGAAGACGTGGCGATATACAAAGCCGACAATCATTTACCCATTGAAGACATCGGGCGTGAAGCAACGGTGATCGAGCAGGCCAAAGATGCCGCCAGACAAAAAGGACTCGATCCGAGTACAGTTGAATCTTTCTTTCAGGCTCAGATTGCCGTGGCAAAGGCAATTCAATATCGCTACCGAGCAGAGTTTTTGTCCCACCCGACTGATCATGCAGCCAGAGACCTGAACTCAGTGGTAAGACCCGAACTATTAAAACTCGGAGACCAGATCATCGAACAGATCGCACAATATCAAAAACAATATGGCGTATTTCAGCCATCGCAGTACGATCTATTCAGTCAGCAAATAAATGTGGATTATATCAGTGAGGGTGATAAACAACTGCTGTTCAACGCATTACTAAAAATCCGAACACAAATGTAA
- a CDS encoding ABC transporter ATP-binding protein produces MTACTVPPFSDKIAPLKAENLTIGYPQKVISEQLTVTIPEGSFTVIVGPNACGKSTLLRALSRLLKPLAGTVALDGRDIHSYPTKEVARRLGLLPQSSTAPDGISVAELVSRGRYPHQTWFQQWRPEDEEAIQNAMHATGVDRLATVPVDQLSGGQRQRVWIAMVLAQQTSLLLLDEPTTYLDIAHQIELLELFRTLNQKVGQTLVAVLHDLNHACRYADHIIAMRDGNIIATGNPREIVTAELIHEVFGLPCTIIDDPVSHTPLVIPLGHN; encoded by the coding sequence ATGACCGCCTGCACCGTTCCACCCTTCTCTGACAAAATCGCGCCCCTGAAAGCCGAAAACCTGACGATAGGTTATCCTCAAAAGGTCATTTCGGAACAGCTGACCGTTACCATTCCAGAAGGCTCATTTACGGTAATCGTAGGACCAAACGCCTGTGGCAAATCCACGCTATTAAGAGCTTTGAGTCGGTTGCTTAAACCACTGGCTGGCACTGTCGCACTGGACGGACGGGATATCCACAGCTATCCCACCAAAGAAGTCGCCCGAAGACTTGGGTTGTTACCACAAAGCTCTACCGCTCCAGATGGCATCAGCGTCGCCGAGCTGGTCTCCAGAGGACGCTACCCACATCAGACCTGGTTCCAGCAATGGCGTCCGGAAGATGAAGAAGCGATTCAAAATGCCATGCACGCTACAGGAGTAGACCGTCTGGCAACCGTACCCGTCGATCAACTGTCCGGTGGTCAGCGTCAAAGAGTATGGATCGCCATGGTACTGGCCCAACAAACCTCATTGCTGTTACTGGACGAACCAACCACCTATCTCGACATCGCCCATCAGATCGAATTGCTGGAATTGTTCCGTACACTAAATCAGAAAGTCGGTCAAACATTGGTTGCAGTATTGCACGACCTTAACCATGCCTGTCGCTATGCCGATCACATCATTGCCATGCGGGACGGCAACATAATCGCAACGGGTAACCCACGTGAGATTGTGACTGCCGAGCTGATCCATGAAGTATTTGGACTGCCGTGTACCATCATTGACGACCCGGTATCACACACACCACTGGTTATCCCGCTGGGACACAATTGA